One window from the genome of Elaeis guineensis isolate ETL-2024a chromosome 5, EG11, whole genome shotgun sequence encodes:
- the LOC105044918 gene encoding uncharacterized protein isoform X2, with the protein MDDQTPDNTNNNGSGGSSSSSSPGRGSTPAAEPVRSRWTPKPEQILILESIFNSGMVNPPKDETVRIRKLLEKFGAVGDANVFYWFQNRRSRSRRRQRQLQAGLAAGAGAHQVGGAIMCEPSSSSGSSSTSTSNSSGGGGFFPCSSSASSSSSSFMGDDSADDLFSISRQMGFADSTQTPFIYSSDASQLHYQQPGWRAYSRRTSIFLQRIGLLLEDRCAPLAAHILFLHPK; encoded by the exons ATGGATGACCAAACCCCGGACAACACCAACAACAACGGCAGCGgcggcagcagcagcagcagcagccccgGCCGGGGGTCCACCCCGGCCGCCGAGCCCGTGCGTTCCCGGTGGACCCCGAAGCCCGAGCAGATCCTCATACTCGAATCCATCTTCAACAGCGGCATGGTGAACCCCCCAAAGGACGAGACCGTGAGGATCCGCAAGCTGCTCGAGAAATTCGGCGCCGTCGGCGACGCCAACGTGTTCTACTGGTTCCAGAACCGCCGGTCGAGGTCCCGCCGCCGCCAGCGCCAGCTGCAGGCCGGCCTCGCCGCCGGCGCCGGCGCCCACCAAGTCGGCGGTGCAATTATGTGCGAACCTTCTTCTTCATCCGGCTCCTCCAGCACGTCCACCTCCAATTCTTCCGGTGGAGGAGGCTTCTTTCCTTGCTCTTCTTCGGCCTCGTCTTCTTCCTCCAGCTTCATGGGGGATGACAGCGCCGACGATCTCTTCTCCATCTCTCGCCAAATGGGCTTCGCCGACAGTACTCAAACTCCATTCATCTACTCTTCGGATGCCTCGCAGTTACACTACCAGCAACCTG GATGGAGGGCTTACTCGAGGAGGACTTCAATTTTTCTCCAAAGGATCGGTTTGTTGCTTGAGGATAGATGTGCTCCCTTGGCTGCCCACATCCTTTTCCTCCATCCAAAATAA
- the LOC105044918 gene encoding WUSCHEL-related homeobox 6 isoform X1, with protein MDDQTPDNTNNNGSGGSSSSSSPGRGSTPAAEPVRSRWTPKPEQILILESIFNSGMVNPPKDETVRIRKLLEKFGAVGDANVFYWFQNRRSRSRRRQRQLQAGLAAGAGAHQVGGAIMCEPSSSSGSSSTSTSNSSGGGGFFPCSSSASSSSSSFMGDDSADDLFSISRQMGFADSTQTPFIYSSDASQLHYQQPGTITVFINGVPSEVPRGPIDLRAMFGQDVMLINSSGDLLPVNEYGILMQSLQMGESYFLVSRPT; from the exons ATGGATGACCAAACCCCGGACAACACCAACAACAACGGCAGCGgcggcagcagcagcagcagcagccccgGCCGGGGGTCCACCCCGGCCGCCGAGCCCGTGCGTTCCCGGTGGACCCCGAAGCCCGAGCAGATCCTCATACTCGAATCCATCTTCAACAGCGGCATGGTGAACCCCCCAAAGGACGAGACCGTGAGGATCCGCAAGCTGCTCGAGAAATTCGGCGCCGTCGGCGACGCCAACGTGTTCTACTGGTTCCAGAACCGCCGGTCGAGGTCCCGCCGCCGCCAGCGCCAGCTGCAGGCCGGCCTCGCCGCCGGCGCCGGCGCCCACCAAGTCGGCGGTGCAATTATGTGCGAACCTTCTTCTTCATCCGGCTCCTCCAGCACGTCCACCTCCAATTCTTCCGGTGGAGGAGGCTTCTTTCCTTGCTCTTCTTCGGCCTCGTCTTCTTCCTCCAGCTTCATGGGGGATGACAGCGCCGACGATCTCTTCTCCATCTCTCGCCAAATGGGCTTCGCCGACAGTACTCAAACTCCATTCATCTACTCTTCGGATGCCTCGCAGTTACACTACCAGCAACCTG GGACTATCACTGTATTCATCAATGGAGTCCCTTCAGAAGTTCCAAGGGGCCCAATTGACCTGAGAGCTATGTTTGGCCAAGATGTGATGCTCATCAATTCTTCTGGAGACCTTCTTCCTGTCAATGAGTATGGAATTCTAATGCAGAGCTTGCAGATGGGCGAAAGTTACTTCCTG GTTTCCAGGCCTACCTAG